In Triticum urartu cultivar G1812 chromosome 6, Tu2.1, whole genome shotgun sequence, the following proteins share a genomic window:
- the LOC125516402 gene encoding uncharacterized protein LOC125516402: protein MPSWNDEETSSEEEREVVSMDMGLMEEPDTTVEPLFCGQLELAHPKCILHQLRPIKRVAFEGPVTGRRFYGCLVQENGVNCGVVEWVDGPWPTVLQRCLCKLWEMFHE, encoded by the exons ATGCCTTCCTGGAACGACGAGGAAACCAGCTCGGAGGAGGAGCGTGAGGTTGTCAGCATGGACATGGGACTTATG GAGGAACCAGACACCACTGTGGAGCCCCTTTTCTGTGGCCAACTTGAGCTTGCTCATCCCAAGTGCATTCTGCACCAACTGAGGCCTATTAAGCGTGTTGCTTTTGAAGGGCCTGTAACAGGAAGGCGTTTCTATGGCTGCCTAGTCCAG GAAAATGGTGTGAATTGTGGTGTTGTAGAGTGGGTTGATGGGCCTTGGCCAACTGTTCTTCAGAGATGTTTGTGCAAGCTATGGGAGATGTTCCATGAGTAG